A stretch of the Rhodanobacteraceae bacterium genome encodes the following:
- a CDS encoding efflux RND transporter periplasmic adaptor subunit, which produces MIMERRHRSIPTALIVAISLSLAACGGPAADQSADGTEKTESQALGKDGKPVEAVKVPVEVATATRAPVSAAFQGTANLEAAAEADVVTKTSGVVLEIMVEEGDQVRAGQVLARLDSDRQRLSVKQSEANLRKLENDYKRQQEMFARKLISQDVFDRSRFDLDTQRAAHDMSKLELSYTEIRAPISGVVSKRMVKVGNLIQLNQPLFKIDDFDPLEAMINVPEREMRLIKAEQPVQMLVDALPDAVFTGSVARVSPVVDSNTGTFRVVAQFKDPTGRLRTGMFGRVRIVYDERADALVVPRSALVGDDKDASVFVVEDGTAKRRQVRLGYADGGQVEVVDGMSEGEQVVTLGQAALRDGSKVQIINPEEPVAVAKSGG; this is translated from the coding sequence ATGATCATGGAACGAAGGCATCGAAGCATCCCGACCGCGCTGATCGTGGCCATCAGTCTGTCCCTGGCCGCCTGTGGCGGTCCGGCCGCCGACCAGAGCGCCGACGGCACGGAAAAAACCGAGTCCCAGGCCTTGGGCAAGGACGGCAAGCCAGTGGAAGCGGTCAAGGTGCCGGTTGAAGTGGCCACGGCTACCCGTGCTCCGGTCAGTGCCGCCTTTCAGGGCACAGCCAATCTGGAGGCGGCCGCTGAAGCCGATGTGGTGACCAAGACCAGCGGCGTGGTGCTGGAGATCATGGTGGAGGAGGGCGATCAGGTTCGCGCCGGACAGGTACTGGCGCGCCTCGATTCCGATCGCCAGCGACTGTCGGTCAAGCAGAGCGAGGCCAATCTGCGCAAGCTCGAAAACGACTACAAGCGCCAGCAGGAAATGTTTGCGCGCAAGTTGATCAGCCAGGATGTGTTCGATCGCTCGCGCTTTGATCTGGACACCCAGCGCGCGGCCCACGACATGTCCAAGCTGGAGCTGTCCTACACCGAGATTCGTGCGCCCATCAGTGGCGTGGTCAGCAAGCGCATGGTCAAGGTCGGAAATCTGATCCAGTTGAACCAGCCCTTGTTCAAGATCGACGATTTCGATCCGTTGGAAGCCATGATCAATGTGCCGGAACGGGAAATGCGGCTGATCAAGGCCGAGCAGCCAGTGCAGATGCTGGTGGATGCGTTGCCTGATGCGGTCTTTACCGGCTCGGTGGCCCGGGTCAGCCCGGTGGTGGATTCGAACACCGGCACTTTCCGAGTGGTGGCCCAGTTCAAGGATCCAACCGGCCGGCTGCGCACCGGCATGTTCGGTCGCGTGCGCATTGTTTACGACGAACGCGCCGACGCGCTGGTGGTGCCGCGCTCGGCGCTGGTCGGCGATGACAAGGACGCCTCGGTCTTTGTGGTGGAGGATGGCACCGCCAAGCGTCGCCAGGTGCGCCTCGGTTATGCCGATGGCGGACAGGTGGAGGTGGTCGATGGCATGAGCGAAGGCGAGCAGGTGGTCACGCTCGGTCAGGCCGCGCTGCGTGATGGCTCCAAGGTCCAGATCATCAATCCCGAGGAGCCGGTGGCGGTTGCCAAGTCCGGAGGTTGA
- a CDS encoding cytochrome c: MRSITLAVLLVLAGAVPTVASAKGDAEAGKRKAYTCTGCHGITGYNNAYPHYRVPRIYGQNYEYLVAALTAYRTEQRKHSTMVAQAQSLSEQDIADIASYLSSKPKP, encoded by the coding sequence ATGAGGTCGATCACACTCGCAGTGCTGTTGGTTCTGGCAGGCGCCGTACCCACAGTTGCAAGCGCCAAGGGCGATGCTGAAGCTGGCAAGCGCAAGGCCTATACCTGTACCGGTTGCCATGGCATCACCGGTTACAACAATGCCTACCCGCATTACCGGGTACCGCGAATCTATGGTCAGAACTACGAATATCTGGTCGCGGCGCTGACTGCCTACCGCACCGAGCAGCGCAAGCACTCGACCATGGTGGCGCAGGCGCAGAGCCTGTCGGAGCAGGACATCGCCGACATCGCCAGCTACCTGTCCTCGAAGCCGAAACCGTGA
- a CDS encoding cytochrome c, with protein MSKYLIVVALGLLVATGAQAAGSAGRGMELSKTCQACHGADGNGVGDPQYPILAGQYHDYLAQALKSYRSGARQNVIMQGFAGTLSDQDIADLAAYFSSQKSNLGDLAGQ; from the coding sequence ATGAGCAAGTATTTGATCGTAGTGGCCCTGGGCCTGCTGGTCGCCACCGGAGCACAGGCTGCCGGCAGTGCCGGTCGCGGCATGGAGTTGTCCAAGACCTGCCAGGCCTGTCATGGCGCCGACGGCAATGGCGTTGGCGATCCCCAGTACCCGATTCTCGCCGGCCAGTACCATGACTATCTGGCGCAGGCGCTGAAGAGCTACCGCTCCGGCGCCCGCCAGAACGTGATCATGCAGGGCTTTGCCGGCACGCTGAGTGACCAGGACATTGCCGATCTGGCCGCCTATTTCAGCAGCCAGAAGTCGAATCTGGGCGATCTGGCCGGGCAATAA
- a CDS encoding histidine triad nucleotide-binding protein: MPTLFSKIISREIPAQIVYEDEHLLAFKDINPQAPVHVLFIPKEEIASADALEDRHAELVGRLVLAAGRYAREAGIAEDGYRLVMNTNEHGGQTVFHLHLHLIGGRPMSWPPG; the protein is encoded by the coding sequence ATGCCCACCCTCTTCAGCAAGATCATTTCCCGCGAAATTCCGGCACAGATCGTCTACGAGGACGAGCATCTGCTGGCCTTCAAGGACATCAATCCGCAGGCGCCGGTGCATGTGCTGTTCATTCCCAAGGAAGAAATCGCCAGTGCCGATGCGCTGGAGGATCGCCATGCCGAGCTGGTCGGGCGGCTGGTGCTGGCAGCGGGCCGCTACGCCCGTGAAGCTGGAATTGCCGAGGACGGCTACCGCCTGGTGATGAACACCAACGAGCACGGCGGACAGACCGTGTTCCATCTGCATCTCCACCTGATCGGTGGCCGACCGATGTCCTGGCCGCCGGGCTGA